In one Rhinopithecus roxellana isolate Shanxi Qingling chromosome 1, ASM756505v1, whole genome shotgun sequence genomic region, the following are encoded:
- the SPATA12 gene encoding LOW QUALITY PROTEIN: spermatogenesis-associated protein 12 (The sequence of the model RefSeq protein was modified relative to this genomic sequence to represent the inferred CDS: substituted 1 base at 1 genomic stop codon), with amino-acid sequence MSSSALTCGSTLEKSGDTWEMKALDSSRHVPWPPRGLGSSTQHPNKPNCALASCQGPDILPGAASALPELTFQGDVRQSKTCKRXLQTAISLDIAAPQINLLGRPSSPLALLIQQDSCEHVIYNSIPQFPGMEDGDNERTCATGLLWRLYEDIGAEPSSTGYSSSNQLTFIEGCFVRSLSTVYPNTHIHTQL; translated from the coding sequence ATGTCCAGTTCTGCCCTGACTTGTGGGTCCACCTTGGAAAAGTCAGGAGACACCTGGGAAATGAAGGCACTAGACTCTTCCAGACACGTTCCATGGCCACCCAGAGGCCTTGGGTCATCTACCCAACATCCCAACAAACCCAACTGTGCACTGGCATCATGCCAGGGGCCAGATATTCTCCCAGGAGCAGCCTCTGCCCTCCCAGAGCTGACATTTCAGGGAGATGTTCGCCAAAGCAAGACCTGTAAGAGATAATTACAAACAGCCATCTCTCTTGACATCGCTGCACCCCAAATAAATCTTCTGGGAAGACCCTCTTCACCTCTAGCTCTCCTGATACAGCAAGACAGTTGTGAACACGTTATTTATAACTCTATACCTCAATTTCCTGGTATGGAAGATGGGGATAATGAGAGGACCTGTGCCACAGGATTGTTGTGGAGACTGTATGAGGATATAGGTGCTGAGCCCAGTAGCACAGGGTACAGCAGTTCAAAccaactgacatttattgagggcTGCTTTGTCAGGTCCCTCTCTACAGTataccccaacacacacatacacacacagctgTAA